The proteins below come from a single Ptychodera flava strain L36383 chromosome 6, AS_Pfla_20210202, whole genome shotgun sequence genomic window:
- the LOC139135527 gene encoding poly(U)-specific endoribonuclease-like, producing the protein MGRTWCAYCKRRGHSLYEDRVLYIEIVCVKSRICGRCYQSKEFLTDLFNARSTLPKDNGDFILLCRNLWELDAGIEANKDYKINPRLNDYNNNGHEVDEETDLGAAAAVAPRKGHLFEYLRDAVLEIPIFRYFIDLLEMLGSSASGFRSDCELVGLFLDEVVQHKCGERLRSYLKERNLADGGRVDFKEKLRKTWFHQTENDGVLSCAFQRVFIGKLKMYERTRKLKAESFVSGIHNWIRFYLLEKGGDITYSGIHGKQCPSDEKKIMNVEFICDHDVIKPVGSTFFGTSPAFEICLYTAAFLCGCQEGHTYIRLGSHNVDLYCPSNVQNGDDELAICYPVED; encoded by the exons ATGGGGAGAACATGGTGTGCATACTGCAAGAGAAGGGGTCACAGCCTGTATGAAGACAGAGTTCTGTACATTGAAATCGTTTGCGTGAAATCTAGGATTTGTGGGCGTTGCTACCAGAGCAAAGAATTTCTGACCGACCTGTTTAATGCGAGGAGCACCCTTCCAAAGGACAACGGAGACTTTATATTGCTTTGCAGAAATCTGTGGGAACTTGATGCGGGAATTGAGGCGAACAAGGACTACAAAATTAATCCAAGACTCAACgattacaataacaatggtcacgAAGTTGACGAAGAGACAGATTTGGGTGCAGCGGCAGCGGTGGCCCCCCGAAAGGGTCACCTGTTTGAGTATTTGAGAGACGCTGTTCTTGAAATTCCAATATTCAGATATTTCATCGACTTGTTGGAAATGCTTGGCTCGTCCGCCTCTGGGTTTCGGAGCGATTGCGAGCTTGTTGGACTCTTCTTGGATGAGGTGGTTCAACATAAGTGCGGCGAACGCTTGCGTTCTTATCTTAAGGAAAGAAATCTCGCAGACGGTGGTAGGGTTGACTTCAaagaaaagttgagaaaaactTGGTTTCATCAGACCGAAAATGATGGGGTTTTGTCATGCGCTTTTCAACGTGTGTTCATAG GCAAATTAAAGATGTATGAAAGAACCAGGAAACTGAAGGCAGAGAGTTTTGTTTCCGGGATTCATAATTGGATACGCTTTTATTTGTTGGAAAAGGGAGGTGACATCACATACAGCGGAATCCACGGGAAACAG TGTCCTAGCGACGAGAAGAAGATAATGAATGTAGAATTCATCTGCGATCATGACGTCATCAAACCCGTCGGCAGCACGTTCTTCGGGACAAGTCCCGCCTTCGAAATCTGCCTTTACACCGCTGCTTTCTTGTGCGGCTGTCAGGAAGGACATACGTACATCAGACTCGGATCCCACAACGTCGATCTGTACTGTCCTTCAAATGTCCAAAATGGTGACGATGAACTGGCAATCTGCTATCCCGTCGAAGATTAA
- the LOC139135528 gene encoding LOW QUALITY PROTEIN: ER membrane protein complex subunit 3-like (The sequence of the model RefSeq protein was modified relative to this genomic sequence to represent the inferred CDS: deleted 2 bases in 1 codon), with the protein MAELLLDTNIRFWVVLPIVCITFFVGIIRHYVSILLQSDKKVDLQQVSDSQALMRSRLLRENGKFLPKESFVSRKYFFNDEEKGFFKTQKRQGVVKNPMTDPSMMTDMLKGNVTNILPMIMIGGWINWTFSGFITTKVPFPLTIRFKPMLQRGIELASLDASWVSSASWYFLNVFGLRSMYTLILGENNAADQARIMQEQMSGGGMAMPPDPSKAFKAEWEALQITDPQLVLDNVEEELLANTPAPEDIYVKDKFV; encoded by the exons ATGGCGGAGCTTCTGCTCGACACAAATATACGATTCTGGGTAGTTTTACCAATTGTCTGTATAACATTCTTCGTCGGCATCATCCGACATTATGTTAGCATTCTGCTACAGTCAGACAAGAAGGTGGACCTTCAACAAGTTTCAGATAG CCAGGCTCTGATGAGGAGTCGACTGCTGAGAGAAAATGGGAAATTCCTACCAAAAGAA TCTTTTGTGTCGAGGAAGTATTTCTTCAACGATGAAGAGAAAGGATTTTTTAAGACGCAGAAGAGACAGGGTGTTGTCAAGAATCCAATGACAG ATCCATCAATGATGACAGACATGCTGAAAGGCAATGTGACAAACATTTTACCAATGATAATGATAGGAGGTTGGATCAACTGGACCTTCTCAGGATTTATAACAA CAAAGGTACCTTTTCCACTGACAATACGGTTTAAGCCTATGCTCCAGAGAGGTATTGAATTGGCTTCACTCGATGCATCATGGGTCAGTTCTGCTAGCTGGTATTTTCTCAACGTCTTTGGACTTCGCAGCATGTACACACTTATTCTCGGAGAGAACAATG CTGCTGATCAAGCCCGTATAATGCAAGAACAGATGTCAGGTGGAGGTATGGCCATGCCTCCAGATCCTTCAAAAGCTTTCAAG GCTGAGTGGGAAGCTCTGCAAATCACCGATCCACAACTGGTC CTAGACAATGTAGAAGAGGAACTACTCGCCAACACACCGGCGCCAGAAGACATCTATGTCAAAGATAAATTTGTATGA